In Risungbinella massiliensis, the genomic stretch TCCGTAGTTTTATCATCATACTCCACAAGGTTGTCATAGATCGCACGAGTTACTTTTAATGATTCTCCATCTGTTACTTGAGCAGGGTCTAACTTTTTCGAATCTTGACCCCGACCATATACTAATACATTGTCAGTAGCTGCTAAATCAGAACCACCACCACAAGCCGTTAAAAATGTAGATACAGTAAATAGAAGAACAAGAGCTATAAGCCATTTTTTATTCATTGTTTACCTCCTTAATATTAAATGAGGACTTTTTAAGAAACAGGCTTTGCCCCCACCTCCTTTCATAGCATTTTCACTATAAATGGCAGGCTGCATAATGCCCTGGACGATGCTCTTTAAACTCTGGACGTACTTCTTTACATATATCCATCACATAAGGACAGCGAGTATGGAAAGCACAACCTTTTGGCGGATTCGCAGCGCTAGGGATATCTCCTTGAAGCAAGATTCGTTCCCGTTTGACTTCAGGATCAGGAATGGGCACTGCGGACAGAAGTGCCTGTGTATATGGATGTTTCGGGTTGTCATACAAATTATCTCGGTCTGCGAGCTCAATCATTCTACCCAGATACATCACACCGACCCGATCACTGATATGTCTTACCACACTAAGGTCATGGGCAATGAAGATATAGGTTAGTTGAAACTGTTCTTGCAGGTCTTCCATCAGGTTTAATACTTGCGATTGGATCGATACATCTAAGGCAGATACTGGTTCATCGGCAATAATCAGCTTTGGCTTTACTGATAAAGCACGGGCAATCCCTACTCGTTGCCGTTGCCCTCCACTGAATTGATGTGGGTACCGCTCGCCATGGTGCTTCCCAAGTCCAACAACCTTGAGTAGTTCTTGTACCTGTTCTTTTCGTTGCCGGGCACTTCCGCCGATCCCATGTACTTTTAAGGGTTCTTCTAACGTCTGAGCAATGGTTTTTCGTGGGTTAAGCGAAGCAAAAGGGTCCTGGAAAATCATTTGTAAATCTTTACGAGATTTCCTCATTTCTTCATCATGTAGCTTTGTAAGCGTTTTCCCATCAAAAATGACTTCCCCAGCAGTAGGCTCAATCAGGCGTAATATCGCTCGACCTGTCGTGGACTTCCCACAGCCACTTTCACCTACAATGCCCAGAGTTTCCCCTTGATGTACGGTAAAACTTACTTCATCGACTGCTTTTACTTCGCTTACTTTGCGACCCAAAATTGCTGCACGAATTGGAAAATATTTTTTTAGATTTCGGACTGAAAGTAGAGGTTCTTTTTGGCTCATGATGGAATCGACCCCTTTTCTTGCGTTAACCAACATCTGCTTTGATGACCATCTGTAACGGGTAGAAGTTCAGGTTGTTCGATGTGACATTGTTCCATCGCATATTCACAACGTGGAGCAAATCGACAGCCAATAGGAAAATATAGAGGGTTCGGAACTTGACCTGGAATGGAGTACAAACGCTTTTCATTCCCTGTTAATTTAGGAATTGAATTGAGTAATCCTTTGGTATAAGGATGTTGAGGGTTTTTAAATAAGGTTCTAGAATCTGTCTCTTCTACAACTTGTCCAGCATACATAACGACAATACGGTCACACATTTCGGCAACCACACCTAAATCGTGAGTAATGAGCAAAATCGCGGTTCCAAACTCTTGATTTAACGATTTCATCAGTTCCAAAATTTGCGCTTGGATCGTCACATCAAGAGCGGTGGTCGGCTCATCAGCAATTAGCAACTTTGGATTACATACCATCGCTAGCGCAATCATTACCCGCTGTCTCATCCCACCAGATAACTTGTGCGGATACTCTTTTAAAATACCTTCGCGACTAATCCCTACTTTTCGTAACATCTCTAGTGCCTTGACTTTCGCTTCTTTTTTGGTACATTTCTGATGAATCCGGATCGCCTCGACAATCTGATCACCGATCGTAAAAAGAGGGTTAAGTGAGGTCATCGGTTCTTGGAAAATCATCGCCATCTCGTTGCCACGAAGTTTACGAAGCTCTTTCGGCTTTAATTTGGTTACTTCCGTCCCCTTGAAGCGAATCGAACCACTGACAATTTTTCCTGGAGGTTGAGGGACTAAACCCATCACTGCTAAAGAGGTGACACTTTTTCCGCAGCCGGATTCTCCAACAAGCCCGACTACCTCCCCTTCTTTCACTTCCAAATTCACACCGTCAATTGCGTTGACAATTCCTTTGTCAGTAAAAAATTGTAATTTTAATTGTAAAATTTCTAATATATTTCGCAACATAGCAACACCTCTAACGCCAAAGATGCTATAACCTTTTAAAAATTCAATTTTCTAATTGAACAACAATTTTTTATCCATGGCTACTGTGCTTTTGCTTAACAGAATACAAGTATTTCTAATCGGAATTTTACAACTCCTTCAAAATATTGTTTCAAAATGTTCATATATATTATTTCTATATTGCTTTCATAATTCCTTTTCGAATTTAAATTTATAATGGTAATATTCTGAAAGGTATTGAAGTAGTTTGGTCATAGAGCCAAAACTTCTCTTTGTTACTATTGTTATCAAAGAGGCGATCTCTACCTAGGTTGGTATCGCTTATTACACATTAATCGAACGGAAAAAAAGAATATCGATGCCATGTAGTCAATATTATGAAAGAGATATATACGCTACGGAAAACAGGTGAAAAAACAGACTATTAAGCAAAAAAACATGCCGGAATACCCAACATGGTAAAAACATATGGCTGATTCAATTGGTTTAATTACTTTGGATCTTCTTCGTCTAACTCAAACTGTTGAATATTTCAAAACATTTATATATAACATCTTCTGACCATGATGGGTTAGGATTCCGACAATCCATCATTTTAATTAAATCTGGAACACAGCTTTCTGTTATGTATTCTGGCAAATATGATAATGTATCGAATGCAAACCAATGTGGAAAAGTAGGATCTGGATCTTCTGCAATTTTCACGAGATATGGAACATATCTGGAAGAAGGGTGTTCTAATGCAGATCCAAACCATAATCGACTGTATCTTCCCCAATCTTGTTTTTCTAAGCCATATCGAAAGTATGGAACAATTTCTTCTTCTACATTGTTTAACTCGCGACATTCTTTAGAAAAGAGCTTTAACACTTTTGATAATTCGATAATAGTATCTACAGAACTCGCATTTTTAAATGCATCATATCTTTCCTGATGATTTTGAATTAATCTATCTAAAAAACCAACTTTCATCGAAATCCTTTAATACGTTGTAGTCCCGTTCTCGATCTTGGTCAACGAGACAAACCGGTCTTCGTTGTTGTAGGTGAAGTTTTGCTCAGTCTTCTTGTACCTGCTTCGGTACGCATCGGTTGGGATAGGTTTCCACTCTCATAAAAAGTAAAACTGGTGGTACCTAAGAGATTCCCTTTGGTATCGTCGTACTCTTTGCGTTCGGAGATTCGGTTGTCCCCAATGTAGGAAACTCATCGTTTACCTTGCCGGTGGTCTCCCCATTGTTTTAAAAGCATTTCTACCTCTTCATAAGATTTTTTGTTCATATAAATCCCCTCCGTCCTAATGATCTGTTCATATTCTCGCTGGCCCATGTGATAGAATCCTGTTTTCCTTGTCATAGAAACCTTTACATACCCTACAAGCGGTATATAAGCTCATTTGGATTTTTTAAAATATTATTGGAACTTTTGACAAAATTCGTCTTCAGTAATACCCCCTTCGCTAATTGTAAAAAAGCTTCACTTCATAATTGTTCATCTTCTGCCCCATTCCAAGAAACCAATTTGCAGCATACCCTTCTAAAATCTTGTGACACTAAAAAAGCGCCTTGGAACCGCTAATTATTTAGATTTCTGAGGTAATAATGCAACAAGCTCTAGATGATACAAATGTTCGACCACTTCTTGATCTATAGCCAAGTAAATCAAGTTGCTTACATACATAAGCATGACTATGACCAGCATGAACTAAATCATACAAAAGCTGAATGATTTTTGATTCCTCTGGATGAATTTCCAATCGCCCATCTTCATTTTTAGTGTAGCCAATAGGAATTTTTCCACCAAAAGAAAATTTTCCTTTCTCTACTGCTGATATTTTCCCACGCATAAACCTCTTTTTAATTTGTGAGTGCTCGTATTCTGAAAGCATTGCAGAAAAAGAAAAGACTAGGTTTGATGAATCATTTTGAAAGTTTATTTCTCCATTTGGTGTTAAGATTTTAATATCATTTATGATAAATTTTTGTTTTAGATCAAGTAAATCTGCTTCAGAACGACTTAACCTATCAATATCCATACACACTACATAATCATATAAATCCAATCTATCTAACATTAAATTCAATTGCTCTCTTGAATAATCAGTTGAACTTGCTACTTCTTCATACAAATCATATTTCAAATTTTCTCTTTCACAGAGTTTAATCAATGCTCTTCTGTGGTTTGACATTAACTCTCGATCATCCAACTCTGTTTCATTTCTACTCAATCTACTATAGATTGCAGCAATACTCATAATAACTTTCTCCTCCTAAATCAGAGATATAGCAGATCTTTGTGAGGATTATATCTACGAAAAGTGAGGAGTAAACATAGTAGAAATAAAAAGAGGTTTCTATAAAATCTTACGTATTGAGGATGTTCCCCATTCCGTCATGGGTGTATTGAAGTGTCTTGCCGTTTGCTTCGACGGTCTTCAAGAACCCATTCGTCGTATAGGTGTATTTGCCTTTTACTACACCTGCATTGGTGATTTGCGAAATTTGCTCGGCGTCCGTGTAAGTGTAAGCTAAGTCTACTACCAAGGATCTTACATTGTTACGCCCTTTCATGGTAGCTACTATGATTCCAACATTGTAAACATAAATTTGATGAAAAAAGAGCAGGAACATATATAGTCCCTACTCTTAATAATGTTGAATGCCTATCTTTTCATGCTATCTTTCTGTATTACACTAAACCAGAATCTATTTAAATAGTATATATACGACATCCTCTACCGAGAAACCCAAGTCTCACAATCATGGCTGCACGTTATTGACCAAGAATAATCTAGTGGAGTAATCAAGATATCCAATGTATTCCAATTTTCTTCTGGATCATAGTTATCTTCAAGAAATTTGATCAAATCTTCTTTTCCTGTTAGGAATAACTTATCCCGATCCTTGCCTGTATGGTCTGGTACAGGATACATATAAAGCAAATAATACTGCCCAAATTCCTGTAGTCTTTCCACATGATAAACGGGTTCATCATCATTTAAATGTTTCCATTTATCCTTATTTTTTACTCCTTTTTCGTCAAACCAAGCTAGCATTTTGTTCCTTATTTCATTCATTTCATTTTTAGGTATTCGGACTCCTGGGAATATTTCCTTTTTTTTATCTGATTTTCTCCTATTAATCTAGGTAATCAAAGAAAATATGACCTTTACCTTTAACTTTATTCCCTCTGACATAACTCTCTGTATTATCTGTCCATTTTATATGCGGTAAATCTTGATGTTGAGCATGTTGTGTCCCGGTCTCTTCTGGATGAACTCTGAACTCTGTAATGTTTACCCGGCTCAGGAGCATAATTCTTGTATTTCTTAAGCCTGTTCATATTCCCCCCTTGCTTCTTTTAGTAAAGCTTTAGCTTCAGATAAAGTTTTCACTCTAAAATCAGAAGATTTTTTCCTCCACCCCGTATTGTTTAGTCTTCGTTGTTGTAGGTGTATAGTTTTGCTCGGTACGTTAGTTGGTTCCTGATTCAATCCTTACAGATTAGGATAGGTTTCCACTCTCGTTAAAGGTGAAGCTGGTAGTACCTAAAAGATTCCCGTTGGTATCGTCATACTATTTGCGCTCGGAGATCCGGTTATCCCCGATGTAGGTAAACTCATCTTTTACCTTACCGGTGGTCAGGTTCTCGGTTTTAAGGATGTTCCCCATGCGAATCTATTAGAGTAGTCTTGTCTAAGTTTTAAGTTGTTTCACTAATTTCCTAACACAAACCGATTTTAGATTTATTATTACTTGATTACTACCAAAGACCCTTAGAAAAGAATTAGTTATACCCGTGGTGCTAGTTGAAAATCTGATCACGCCATTTAGTTCCTTCTCCGTGATCTTGGATTGCCCATAAAACAAGGAGAGAATGAGCAAATAGTATAGTGTCAATAGCAAGTTCAAATCCTATCAGAGAGTTTGGCTTTAGTTGATCAATACAAAATACATCACATAGGTTGGAAAAAAGAGTTTCAATCTGCTTCCTACGGAAGCGGATAAATTTAGTAAGTTCAACAGGATGAGGATTTTTACTGTTTGCGCGCTTCATTGCAAGAAGTTGAATACCTTTACGAGCTAACTTTTGTCCAACTTTTTCGCTTACATACCCTTTGTCACCTAAAACTATGCAATGAGGAGATTGATCCAATAGTTCTTCCAATACACTTAGATCATGAGTCGAGGCACGTGAGATAACATAGCCAACTATGAATCCTGTATTGGTAATGTGAAAAGAACCCTTAAAACCATAGTAATGTTCTTTCTTGGAAGCACAATAACCTCGATCTGCATACCCTCGAAGTCGTTTCACTCGAAACGACCGAGCAGAGTGACATAAGGGCAGTGGCAAACTATCTACGATAGTATAGGGAGCTTGGGCAAGGAAACGGCGTATAAATTGATAGCGTAGAAACTTAATGATCCAAAGAAGTTGTCTGCAAATTCGATTATAACGAGAGCGTTCAGGAAAAAATTGTCCTGAGAAAAAGTTCGCTTTTGCGAACGAATGCCAAGAACGTTCAGAAGTAAATCCCATCATTTTTCCTAATAAACAAACAGAGATGATGACAAAGTCCTTTTGGTACTGCTGATGAATGTTACGCCTTTGGCGTAATTTCAGTGGAACTAGATGATTATACATATCCTGAACTTCCAAAAGAATTTTATGATATAGCTTTTGAAGTTGCGGAAGTGATTTGATAAAATGAGAGTGCTCTTGCATGAGAAATTCCTCCTGATGATAAGGTCGCACTTTCATTTTGAAGGAATTTTCTTGCAAGGGCTATTATTTTGTTACTAGCACCACGGGTTTAGTTATAAAAAATACTATCTAAATCAAATATTTTTAAACACGCAAACTGTATAGATTGACTAAAAAGTATCGAATCAACCGATACCATTTTTAATCGACCTTTCGTTTGTTTTTATCAGGTTCTAGAGAATAAATATCGTCATTTAACTCAAAACCTTCAGGTTCCCAGTTTTCTTCAGGAAATCCATTTTTTTCAAATAAATTTCTTAAATATCTTATAGCTTCTTCCCAACTTTGAAACTCTCTACATGAAAAAGGAGGTTGTCCTTCATCATTCCATATTACCCATTTCTTATTAGACATGTGGGTTGCAATCCACTTTGCATCAGGTGGAATAGTAAAAATATGAAATGAATTGTCCATCAAATCCTTCCAACTCATATATCCAAGATTTTGACTAAACCTTTCTAAATCACTGAAAAATAGTTTTCTTATTAATTTACGTATTAGATTCATTGATACTCCCCTTAGATTTTTTTAGTATTATAATACCGAGAAATATAAATATTCTATCTAAAAGTAAAGTAGTAAAAGGCCGTAAATCCGGCCAATTAACCTCATCTATCTTTTGCCTTCCATACTGTTAAACGTGAAGATGCACTTCCTCGTTTCCATTTACCTTTTCGAGTATTTATTTATTTGAAAATGGTATCCATGTCCATTATGTGGTGTATGCCATTCTAAAGATCGATA encodes the following:
- a CDS encoding ABC transporter ATP-binding protein; this encodes MSQKEPLLSVRNLKKYFPIRAAILGRKVSEVKAVDEVSFTVHQGETLGIVGESGCGKSTTGRAILRLIEPTAGEVIFDGKTLTKLHDEEMRKSRKDLQMIFQDPFASLNPRKTIAQTLEEPLKVHGIGGSARQRKEQVQELLKVVGLGKHHGERYPHQFSGGQRQRVGIARALSVKPKLIIADEPVSALDVSIQSQVLNLMEDLQEQFQLTYIFIAHDLSVVRHISDRVGVMYLGRMIELADRDNLYDNPKHPYTQALLSAVPIPDPEVKRERILLQGDIPSAANPPKGCAFHTRCPYVMDICKEVRPEFKEHRPGHYAACHL
- a CDS encoding ABC transporter ATP-binding protein — its product is MLRNILEILQLKLQFFTDKGIVNAIDGVNLEVKEGEVVGLVGESGCGKSVTSLAVMGLVPQPPGKIVSGSIRFKGTEVTKLKPKELRKLRGNEMAMIFQEPMTSLNPLFTIGDQIVEAIRIHQKCTKKEAKVKALEMLRKVGISREGILKEYPHKLSGGMRQRVMIALAMVCNPKLLIADEPTTALDVTIQAQILELMKSLNQEFGTAILLITHDLGVVAEMCDRIVVMYAGQVVEETDSRTLFKNPQHPYTKGLLNSIPKLTGNEKRLYSIPGQVPNPLYFPIGCRFAPRCEYAMEQCHIEQPELLPVTDGHQSRCWLTQEKGSIPS
- a CDS encoding recombinase family protein; this encodes MSIAAIYSRLSRNETELDDRELMSNHRRALIKLCERENLKYDLYEEVASSTDYSREQLNLMLDRLDLYDYVVCMDIDRLSRSEADLLDLKQKFIINDIKILTPNGEINFQNDSSNLVFSFSAMLSEYEHSQIKKRFMRGKISAVEKGKFSFGGKIPIGYTKNEDGRLEIHPEESKIIQLLYDLVHAGHSHAYVCKQLDLLGYRSRSGRTFVSSRACCIITSEI
- a CDS encoding IS982 family transposase, encoding MQEHSHFIKSLPQLQKLYHKILLEVQDMYNHLVPLKLRQRRNIHQQYQKDFVIISVCLLGKMMGFTSERSWHSFAKANFFSGQFFPERSRYNRICRQLLWIIKFLRYQFIRRFLAQAPYTIVDSLPLPLCHSARSFRVKRLRGYADRGYCASKKEHYYGFKGSFHITNTGFIVGYVISRASTHDLSVLEELLDQSPHCIVLGDKGYVSEKVGQKLARKGIQLLAMKRANSKNPHPVELTKFIRFRRKQIETLFSNLCDVFCIDQLKPNSLIGFELAIDTILFAHSLLVLWAIQDHGEGTKWRDQIFN